The Gemmatimonadaceae bacterium genomic sequence GGGCACTATCCCGCCTGCTGGCCGTCCGTCCGGCAATCGTTGGGCGATGCCATGTTCGTGCTGACGTCGAGCCGGACCGTGGAGGAGCTGCTCGATGTGCAGCAGGCCCTGGGCATCGCCGGGCCGTTCATTGCGGAGAACGGCGCGATGTTGGTGCTGACGCACGAGTGGCTGGACCAGCCCCTTGGCACCGTGGTGACCGTTGGAGAACGATTGCTCCGGCTCGTGCCCATCGGAACCCCCAGCACGCAACTCTCGGCGATCGTGCGCGGAGCGGCCTCGACCTGTGGTGTGACCATTGACGTGCAGCGTGGCATCACGACGGCAGACCTGCCGCCCACGTCGGTCGGCCGGGCGCCCTCGGTCACCAGCCACGCGCTCGCGCGGGCCCACTCCATCCTCCTGCGGATCAGCGGGACGACGGAGCAGCGCCTGCGCTTCTTCTCTACGCTCGCCCGCACCGGCCTGACGGTCTCGCACGGTGGACGCTGGCACGTCGTGCAAGGCGGATCGAGCAAGGGCATCGCCGTGCGCACCCTGCTGCAGCTCATCCGTCGGCGCGCCTCGCACGAGCTGTGCGTGATCGGCGTCGGCGATGCGCAGAACGACCGCTCGCTGCTCGAAGCCGTGGATCATCGCTTTGTGATGCGTGGTCCCGACGGAACCGTCGACGCGGCGCTGGCCGATGTGCCGGGCGCCCACGTTCCGGAAACTTCCGGCATCGAAGCCTGGAGCGAGATCGTCGACCTGATGCACCCTGCAACCCTGGAGGGCGCCGCCGATGCCTGAGCGACGCTGGACCATTTCCGTCCTCACGATCCCGAGCCGCGAGACGTACGTGCAGGCGCTGGTGGAGTCACTCGCCGCCGCGCGGGTGACGCGCCACGCGGATGTGAGTATCGTCTACAACTGGGACTCGCCGGAACCCCCGTCGACAATCGAGCAGCGGCTGCGCCGCGCCTGCCGCGGGGTGCCGATCGAGGTCTCGTTCAACACCACCAAACCGACGATTGCCGCTGGCCGGCAGCAGCAGCTGAACGCCTGCAAGACGCCGCTCATCTGCTTCATCGACGACGACGTCACCGTGCACGGTGACCTCGTCGCCACGATGGAGCGCGGGCTCCAGGCGCAGCCCCTGGGGATCGTGGGCGTGCCGTCCTACGTCGAGGGAACGCCCGAGCTGTTCAAGCCGAGGGAGAGCACGCCCTACGTGAACCACGATGGCGTGCGCTTCCAGTCCGTGCAGGGCATGCTCGTGGGCGGCTACCGGAGACTCTTCATCGACGTCGGTGGTTTCAACCAGCGTCGTCGGTACTGGGGCGAGTGGACCGAACTGAACCTGCGCCTGTGGCGCTCGGGATTCCCGACGGGCTACGTGATGGACGGTGCGTACCTGCGCCATTGGCACGACGCGCCCGAATCACCCACGCGGAATCGGTCCGGACGCGAGGTGGACGTGTTGTGGGGACTGATGTGCACCGCCCTCGAGTACGACGCCGTGGACATCACCGAGGAGACGGAGAGCTTCTGGCGACTCGTCGCCGAGCGCTACCTGGCATATTCGTTCGGGCCCGACGTCTCCCCTCAGTCGCTGCTGTCGGCGTTCCTGCGATTGGTGCCGCGGCTCCTGGCCGAATGGCCCCGGATCGCCGAGACGCGTGAGGCGGCCCGTGCGCACCCGTTCCGCTTTGCGCCGTTTGCGCCGTTCACGCCGGACGAAGTGACGGCCGTGATCGCCCACGCGTCGCCGCGCATCGCGACGTATCGGGCAGAAGCGAGCCGCGTGCCGAGCGTGATGGCCACGGGGCTACGCCGATTCGTGCGACTGCCCTGGCGCGCGCTCCAGCAGCCGGCGTGACGCGTCTCAGGCGTGCAGGTCCCAGGAGCGGACCTGCTCGTCGGTGACATTGCTGCCGCACAGCACGGTCACGACGCGGCGCCCGGCGAATCGCGGGCGATCGGCAGCCAGCGCCGCCACACCCACGGCGCCGGCGGGCTCCACCAGGAGCCCAAGCGCACGCCGAAGATCGCGCATGGCGGCGAGCGTGGTCTCGTCATCCACGAGCACGACGTCGTCGACCACGCCCATCAGGCTCTCCACCGCCTCGGGGATCGGCACGCGCACTGCGATGCCGTCGGCAATGGTGTCCGCGCGTTCGGTGGGAACGGCGGCGCCGCGGGCCCACGATCGTTGCATGGACGGGGCGCCTGCCGCGCACACACCAATCACCTCGGCGCGCGGATCGTGTGCACGGATCCACGCCGCCATACCGCCGAGCATGGCGCCATTGCCGAGCGGGATGAGCCACGCGTCGAAGGTGCCTCCGCCCCTGGTGAGCTCGAGGGCGATGGTGCCGGCGCCGGCCGCGATCGCGGGCTCGCGGCCGTCCTCCACGTAGCGGCGGCCGTTGGCTTCGGCCCAGGCGCGTGCGGCATCCTTGGAGGCATCGAAATCATCGCCGGCCTGGTGCACGGTCGCGCCGAGTGCGCGCATACGTGCGATCTTGAGCGGGTTGGCTCGCGTGGACGCAAACACGTCGAGCACCAGCCCGCGGCGGCGGGCCGCCCACGCGAGACCCTGTCCGAAGTTCCCGGCCGACGCGCACACGAGGCCCGGGCCGTCGGTGGGCAAGGTGGCAGCAAAGCACTCCGCACCTCGACCCTTGAATGATCGAATCGGGTTCACCGTCTCGACCTTCACGGTGAGCGAACATCCCATCGCCCCACCTAACGACTCCACCTCGAACTGCGGCGTGGCGAGAAACACCGGGTCGATGACGCCGATCGCCTCGGCGATCGCGGCGGGCGCGATCGAGCGCACCGCGTCAGAACTTCCAGCCGCGCAGGGCCTGCAGCGCGGTTTCCACGGCGGTACGCTGGGCGGGTTCGTCGGCCCGCGCCAGCAACTGCTCGTAGGCCGCGACGGAGAGGTCGAGCATTTCGTAGTCGTGTTCCGCGCCGGCCACGGCGGCCGCGTTGTCGGCCAGGTTGGCAAGCGCGAGATCGTCGCCGCTGAAGCGTTCAGTGACCTGACGCCAGCGCGTGGTGCGCTGTCGCGGATCGGACTCCGAAAGCGCCCACAGGTGCCACGCACCGCGATTGGCGGGGTCGATACCGATGGCCCGGTTTGCCAGATCCTCGACGACTTCGGTTCCTGTGCCAAGGAGCCAGTACGCGTTGGCGAGTACCACGAGTGCACGCGCATTGGCCGGCTGCGTTTCGACGATCACTTCGTAGATGGGCGCCGCGGTCGCGGGATCGTCGCGGAATGACTCGGCGGCGATCACGAGCGCGTCCGGTGTCGCGCTGCGCGCGACCGCCTGAAGCGCCGTGCGGAGTTGAGCGAACTGGCCCGCTTCGCGATACTGATGCACCAGCGTGCCAATCTGGTCGGCAAGTTGCCGTTGTCCCGTTGACATGCTGGCAAGGTAACCCGTTGCGCCCTCGCACTGCATGAGCCACGCCCCCACTGGAGCGCCCGAGAGCGCCGCGGTTCCGAGAATCACCTGCCTGTCGACCGACGCCGACGCCGCTGACGTGCTGCGTGCGTCGGTCCAGGCGCTGCTGCCCGTTGCCCTGGTCGAATCGGTGGATCTCGGCCTGTTGCGGGACCCGCCGCGTTCGGAGGTCGTGATCGTGGCGGTGGGTGCGCTGGCGGCGGCGTCGGAGTCAATCGTCCGCGACCTGCGTGCGCGCGGCTATCGCCATGCGATTCTCGTGATCGCCGACACGCCCGAGATGCTCCCGACGGCGGGCCTGGCGACGCTCGGTGTCCAACGAACGATTGCAACTGCGGCATTTGGCGTGTCGCTCCCCACCGAGCTGAACGCGCTGTTGCAGTGGCAGGAGCACACACTGGCGACCGAGGGTGGGCGGCGCCTGCTCGAGTCGGTGCGCCGACTGCAGATGTTACTCGCCGCCGGTCAACTCGCGACGAGGTTGCAGCATCGGCTGAACAATCCACTGGCGGCACTGCTGGCCGAGGCACAGTTGCTCGAGCTCGAATCGATGGCGCCGGATCACGCCGTCTCGGTGCATCGGATCATCGAGCTGTGCCGTCGCGTGATCGAGGAAACGAAGTCGATCGAGGGGCTCGCGAACGCGGACGGTGTCCCCGGTCGGTGACGGCCGGCCGGCGGGCCCGGCGGCGCGGACGTATTGCGCGAACGCGCCGCCTGTGCGATACTCACGGCATCCGCGGCGCGCACCACGGTCGCCCGGATTCCCGGGATTCACGGTCTGACGCGTGCGATCGTCGCAGGTACCGGTTGGAATCCCCGGAGATTCGCCTGGCAAGGGTTGTCGGTTACGCGTGAGGCGTCCGCGCCGTCCGGAAGCCTGTACCCTGTGCGAATAACGCACCCTCGTCCCGCTCAGTTCGTTCCCTGATACTGCACAGCCGTTCCCGCGCCGCGCGCGTGGAAGACGCTGTGAACCCGTCTGGACACGTTGTCCGATTCGTCACGCAGCGGCGCTGGGCGCCATGTCGTGACCAGCCCGATCGACCACCACCACAAGTCCATTGCATGCCTGAACGCCGACGTCCGCACCGTCGCAGCCGACGGTCGTACAAGCGCCCGCCGAACGCCGATCCGAACAGCGAGCCCAACCCGTATCGCGACGGCGAGACCGACGAGACGGCGGAGAACACCACCACCGCGGAGGCCGTGAGCGACGCGATTGGTGAGACCGGAGGCGACGGTGGCGGGGGCGAGGTCGTAGCGGAAGCGCCGCCGCCCGCCGAGATCCAACCGGGAAATGTCGCGCCCGCGGGACCGCAGGGCGGTTCCCCACCGAACCACCACCAGCGTCAGGACTTCCCGCGAAACGACGGCGACTACCAGCAACGCAACGGTCGGCGCAATCGGCGGCACCGCGGTCGCCGCGGCCGCGACAACCAGCAGACACCGCAGGTTCCTGTCGTCGCCGACGGCGAGACCACCGGCTGGTTCGATACGAATCGCGAGGGCGGCTTCGTCCGCCGAGCCAACAACAGTTACCTCAACGAGAACGGCGACGCCTGGGTGCCGCCGCACCTCATGCGGCAGGCCGGGTTGCGACGTGGCGACACGGTCACCTGCTCCACCGGGCGCGACCATCGCGGCCGCGTGGTGTGCGTGGACGTGCTGACGATCAACGGCGTGGAGGTCGCGAACTTTGCCCGCCGCCCGGACTTCTCCGCACTCACCGCCACGTATCCCGACCGGCGCATCACGCTGGAGACGGGGCGCCCGGCCAAGGCCGGTCCCGAGCTCACTCGCCGCGCGATCGACCTCATGTCGCCGATCGGCTTCGGACAGCGCGCCCTGATCGTCGCGCCGGCTCGCGCCGGCAAGACGATGTTGCTGCACGCGATCACCGAGGGCATCGCACTCAATCACCCCGAGGCCGTCCTGTTGATCCTGCTCGTGGATGAGCGGCCAGAGGAAGTGAGCGAAGCGATCTCCTGGGGCGTGGGCGAAGTCGTGTCCTCGAGCTTCGACCAGCCGGCACAGCGCCACGTCGAGGTCTGCGAGATCGTACTCGAACACGCGCGTCGCCAGGTGGAGATGGGCAAGGACGTGGTGATCGTGCTCGACTCGCTCACGCGCATGGCACGAGCGCACAACACCGCGGAGCGTGGCTCCGGCCGCACGATGTCGGGCGGACTCGACACGACGGCCATGGCCAAGCCCAAGGCCTTCTTTGGTTCGGCGCGCTGCGTCGCACCCAAGGACGGCGGCGGCAGCCTCACGATCATCGCGACGGCCCTCGTCGAAACCGGCTCGCGCATGGACGACGTGATCTTCGAGGAGTTCAAAGGCACGGGCAACTGCGAGATCAAGCTCGATCGGTCGCTGTCGGAGAAGCGCATCTTCCCGGCGTTCGACATCGCGGCCAGCGGAACGCGGCGCGAAGAGAAGCTCTACAAGACAGATCAGCTCGACGCGATCTACACGCTGCGTCGCGGGCTGCAGCAGATGCCGCCG encodes the following:
- a CDS encoding HAD-IIB family hydrolase, whose product is MMTESLFPSACQRVVFSDVDGTLLDRAGHYPACWPSVRQSLGDAMFVLTSSRTVEELLDVQQALGIAGPFIAENGAMLVLTHEWLDQPLGTVVTVGERLLRLVPIGTPSTQLSAIVRGAASTCGVTIDVQRGITTADLPPTSVGRAPSVTSHALARAHSILLRISGTTEQRLRFFSTLARTGLTVSHGGRWHVVQGGSSKGIAVRTLLQLIRRRASHELCVIGVGDAQNDRSLLEAVDHRFVMRGPDGTVDAALADVPGAHVPETSGIEAWSEIVDLMHPATLEGAADA
- a CDS encoding glycosyltransferase, producing MPERRWTISVLTIPSRETYVQALVESLAAARVTRHADVSIVYNWDSPEPPSTIEQRLRRACRGVPIEVSFNTTKPTIAAGRQQQLNACKTPLICFIDDDVTVHGDLVATMERGLQAQPLGIVGVPSYVEGTPELFKPRESTPYVNHDGVRFQSVQGMLVGGYRRLFIDVGGFNQRRRYWGEWTELNLRLWRSGFPTGYVMDGAYLRHWHDAPESPTRNRSGREVDVLWGLMCTALEYDAVDITEETESFWRLVAERYLAYSFGPDVSPQSLLSAFLRLVPRLLAEWPRIAETREAARAHPFRFAPFAPFTPDEVTAVIAHASPRIATYRAEASRVPSVMATGLRRFVRLPWRALQQPA
- a CDS encoding pyridoxal-phosphate dependent enzyme produces the protein MRVHSWYSPTRTGSLAQEPKSSRIWQTGPSVSTPPIAVRGTCGRFRSPIRDSAPRAGVRSLNASAATISRLPTWPTTRPPWPARNTTTKCSTSPSRPTSSCWRGPTNPPSVPPWKPRCRPCAAGSSDAVRSIAPAAIAEAIGVIDPVFLATPQFEVESLGGAMGCSLTVKVETVNPIRSFKGRGAECFAATLPTDGPGLVCASAGNFGQGLAWAARRRGLVLDVFASTRANPLKIARMRALGATVHQAGDDFDASKDAARAWAEANGRRYVEDGREPAIAAGAGTIALELTRGGGTFDAWLIPLGNGAMLGGMAAWIRAHDPRAEVIGVCAAGAPSMQRSWARGAAVPTERADTIADGIAVRVPIPEAVESLMGVVDDVVLVDDETTLAAMRDLRRALGLLVEPAGAVGVAALAADRPRFAGRRVVTVLCGSNVTDEQVRSWDLHA
- the rho gene encoding transcription termination factor Rho — encoded protein: MPERRRPHRRSRRSYKRPPNADPNSEPNPYRDGETDETAENTTTAEAVSDAIGETGGDGGGGEVVAEAPPPAEIQPGNVAPAGPQGGSPPNHHQRQDFPRNDGDYQQRNGRRNRRHRGRRGRDNQQTPQVPVVADGETTGWFDTNREGGFVRRANNSYLNENGDAWVPPHLMRQAGLRRGDTVTCSTGRDHRGRVVCVDVLTINGVEVANFARRPDFSALTATYPDRRITLETGRPAKAGPELTRRAIDLMSPIGFGQRALIVAPARAGKTMLLHAITEGIALNHPEAVLLILLVDERPEEVSEAISWGVGEVVSSSFDQPAQRHVEVCEIVLEHARRQVEMGKDVVIVLDSLTRMARAHNTAERGSGRTMSGGLDTTAMAKPKAFFGSARCVAPKDGGGSLTIIATALVETGSRMDDVIFEEFKGTGNCEIKLDRSLSEKRIFPAFDIAASGTRREEKLYKTDQLDAIYTLRRGLQQMPPQAAMEWMIKRIAATPNNDAFLSGL